One Cyclopterus lumpus isolate fCycLum1 chromosome 7, fCycLum1.pri, whole genome shotgun sequence DNA window includes the following coding sequences:
- the LOC117734075 gene encoding basic salivary proline-rich protein 4-like yields the protein MRPSGPVSFKRGVVRVILSRDPGLQGPVCRDPGLQGPRSAGTPVCRDPGLQGPRAAGTPGCRDRSAGTPGCRDPGLQGPGCKDRSAGTPGYRDPGLQGPRAAGTPGCRDTGLQGPGCRGSTYTHTQGLHPHPGAPPTPRGSTYTHTQGLHPHPGVPPTPRGSTYTHTQGFHPHPGDPPTPTPRGSTHTQGLHPHPGAPPTPTPRGSTHTQGFHPHPGAPPTPTPRGSTHTQGLHLHPHPGPHFPPRSDRGSTPQMTQQLFGLQVSSGAR from the exons ATGCG CCCGAGTGGGCCGGTGTCGTTTAAGAGGGGCGTGGTGAGGGTAATCTTGAGCAGGGACCCCGGGCTGCAGGGACCGGTCTGCAGGGACCCCGGGCTGCAGGGACCCCGGTCTGCAGGGACCCCGGTCTGCAGGGACCCCGGTCTGCAGGGACCCCGGGCTGCAGGGACCCCGGGCTGCAGGGACCGGTCTGCAGGGACCCCAGGCTGCAGGGATCCCGGGCTGCAAGGACCGGGCTGCAAGGACCGGTCTGCAGGGACCCCGGGCTACAGGGACCCCGGGCTGCAGGGACCCCGGGCTGCAGGGACCCCGGGCTGCAGGGACACCGGGCTGCAGGGACCGGGCTGCAG GGGCTCCACCTACACCCACACCCAGGGGCTCCACCCACACCCAGGGGCTCCACCCACACCCAGGGGCTCCACCTACACCCACACCCAGGGGCTCCACCCACACCCAGGGGTTCCACCCACACCCAGGGGCTCCACCTACACCCACACCCAGGGGTTCCACCCACACCCAGGGGATCCACCTACACCCACACCCAGGGGCTCCACCCACACCCAGGGGCTCCACCCACACCCAGGGGCTCCACCTACACCCACACCCAGGGGCTCCACCCACACCCAGGGGTTCCACCCACACCCAGGGGCTCCACCTACACCCACACCCAGGGGTTCCACCCACACCCAGGGGCTCCACCTACACCCACACCCAGGG ccTCACTTCCCTCCGCGCTCAGACCGCGGCTCGACGCCGCAGATGACGCAGCAGCTGTTCGGGCTCCAGGTCTCCTCCGGGGCCCGCTGA